Proteins encoded by one window of Streptomyces clavuligerus:
- a CDS encoding phosphotransferase encodes MQQHTERARHGDSPRNGGAEPRCGTGPERGPAVGLPRTTHPADGPVGTADGPGRRTGTADGPVRTADGPACAVGGTVRPAPAPAPAPSAAAGRTPSVARPGDPPSGGRFRAAPTGPGEHHAADDTDTDTDIGSGSGPAVPPSVPPCAPASASASASVSPSGPVPAPPPGALFAAAPGPLSGPLPGTVARPLRSAGPPVRPGTGAWVRALLARHWGLDPGRTAVRPLLVDGAAPLSHTAGLWEADTRGVRRVLKVRLNPDALRPSALYELKEAIGDHCRRAGVPVGEAVPALDGRAGVWCDGTVSELAPRYGGALADPADPTQAAAVVRCGLRLRRALDTVPGPLRDELAGLPLPSLVEVEDWRAALADAARLLTTAERRTDRWSRLAADALRPAVASGPLLDERLTAPGGRPRPPAVIHSDLHPHHFVLVPSAEGPPPPAEGPLPSAEDPPHPAGGPPPGADRAVRAVLDFDNLQTGDPLLDLAWLAEAAGRVAGAVARRRALTAFLGDARRLGLLGPGEETLLMPLLMAHSLPVVVDIAKDILERGDLSPQWPGYFALLSPERRLGVHRCLVAAGRAL; translated from the coding sequence ATGCAGCAGCACACGGAGCGCGCACGCCACGGCGACAGCCCGCGGAACGGGGGCGCCGAGCCCCGGTGCGGCACCGGCCCGGAGCGGGGACCCGCCGTCGGCCTGCCCCGGACGACGCACCCCGCCGACGGCCCCGTCGGTACGGCCGACGGCCCCGGCCGCCGTACCGGTACGGCCGACGGCCCTGTCCGTACCGCCGACGGCCCCGCCTGTGCCGTCGGCGGTACCGTGCGCCCCGCCCCCGCCCCCGCCCCCGCCCCGTCCGCGGCGGCGGGGCGCACACCGTCCGTGGCGCGCCCGGGAGATCCGCCGTCCGGCGGCCGTTTCCGCGCCGCCCCCACCGGGCCCGGGGAGCACCACGCCGCCGACGACACCGACACCGACACCGACATCGGGTCCGGGTCCGGCCCGGCCGTCCCGCCCTCCGTCCCGCCGTGCGCTCCGGCCTCCGCTTCCGCTTCCGCTTCCGTTTCCCCGTCGGGTCCGGTGCCCGCCCCGCCGCCCGGAGCCCTGTTCGCAGCCGCGCCGGGCCCCCTGTCCGGACCTCTGCCCGGCACGGTGGCGCGCCCGCTCCGGAGCGCCGGCCCCCCTGTCCGGCCCGGGACCGGGGCGTGGGTGCGGGCACTGCTCGCCCGGCACTGGGGCCTCGACCCCGGACGCACCGCCGTACGGCCCCTGCTGGTCGACGGGGCCGCCCCGCTCAGTCACACCGCCGGACTCTGGGAGGCCGACACCCGCGGGGTCCGCCGAGTGCTCAAGGTGCGGCTGAATCCCGACGCCCTGCGCCCGTCCGCCCTCTACGAGCTGAAGGAGGCGATCGGCGACCACTGCCGCCGAGCGGGTGTCCCCGTCGGGGAAGCGGTCCCCGCGCTCGACGGCCGGGCCGGGGTGTGGTGCGACGGCACCGTCAGCGAACTCGCCCCCCGGTACGGGGGAGCGCTCGCCGACCCCGCCGACCCCACGCAGGCCGCCGCCGTCGTCCGCTGCGGGCTGCGGCTGCGCCGCGCCCTGGACACCGTTCCCGGTCCGCTGCGCGACGAACTCGCCGGTCTGCCGCTGCCGTCGCTGGTCGAGGTGGAGGACTGGCGGGCGGCGCTCGCCGACGCCGCACGGCTGCTCACCACGGCCGAGCGGCGCACCGACCGCTGGTCCCGGCTGGCGGCGGACGCCCTGCGCCCCGCCGTGGCCTCGGGCCCGCTGCTGGACGAACGGCTCACCGCCCCCGGCGGCCGCCCGCGCCCGCCCGCGGTGATCCACAGCGATCTCCACCCGCACCACTTCGTCCTCGTGCCCTCCGCCGAAGGCCCGCCGCCCCCTGCCGAAGGCCCGCTGCCCTCCGCCGAGGACCCGCCGCACCCCGCCGGGGGCCCGCCGCCCGGGGCGGACCGTGCCGTCCGTGCCGTGCTGGACTTCGACAACCTCCAGACCGGCGATCCGCTGCTCGACCTGGCGTGGCTCGCCGAGGCCGCCGGGCGGGTCGCCGGCGCGGTCGCCCGACGGCGGGCGCTGACCGCGTTCCTCGGGGACGCCAGGCGGCTCGGGCTGCTCGGGCCCGGCGAGGAGACGCTGCTCATGCCCCTGTTGATGGCGCACTCGCTGCCCGTCGTCGTCGACATCGCCAAGGACATCCTGGAGCGCGGTGATCTCAGCCCCCAGTGGCCCGGCTACTTCGCCCTGCTCTCCCCGGAACGGAGACTCGGCGTCCACCGCTGCCTCGTCGCGGCGGGACGGGCCCTGTGA
- a CDS encoding response regulator transcription factor, whose amino-acid sequence MTSVLLVHEVSLWRASLACLMSKDRDLTVRTTDKGGVRPAMAECPADILVTDLDCPDSLEVLTYAESLRHPADHGTALVVLARGDRAGDLRRASDAGARGYIDKFGPVDNLCEVVRKVAAGGRHIDQSLAFGLLQASEVPLSARELRVLALAAEGESVSSIANALHLASGTVRNYLAAAIRKTGARNRLDAIRLSREFGWL is encoded by the coding sequence ATGACGTCGGTTCTCTTGGTGCACGAGGTGTCCCTATGGCGGGCCTCATTGGCCTGCCTGATGAGCAAGGACAGAGATCTGACCGTGCGGACCACCGACAAGGGCGGCGTGCGCCCGGCGATGGCGGAGTGTCCCGCCGACATACTCGTCACCGATCTCGACTGTCCCGATTCCCTGGAAGTCCTCACCTATGCCGAGTCTTTAAGGCACCCCGCCGACCACGGCACCGCGCTGGTGGTCCTCGCCCGGGGGGACCGGGCAGGTGATCTGCGCAGAGCTTCGGACGCCGGAGCGCGTGGCTACATAGACAAGTTCGGGCCGGTGGACAATCTCTGCGAGGTGGTGCGGAAGGTCGCGGCGGGAGGCCGCCATATCGATCAGTCCCTGGCCTTCGGGCTGCTCCAGGCCAGTGAGGTTCCTTTGTCCGCACGGGAATTGCGGGTGCTCGCGCTGGCGGCCGAGGGGGAGTCGGTGTCGTCGATAGCGAACGCGCTGCATCTGGCCAGCGGCACGGTACGCAACTATCTCGCGGCGGCGATACGCAAGACAGGCGCCAGGAATCGGCTGGACGCGATCAGACTCTCCCGGGAGTTCGGCTGGCTGTAG
- a CDS encoding ATP-binding cassette domain-containing protein: MSGKSGKAAAGTALGRVAREARPFLRARTRALVRLGGWSTLEFAQTFLTGLAVARALDDGFLDGRTGTGLAWLALAALAAVPAALATRGVFARLADLVEPLRDGLVRRASAQALHTALTATGPTTAGPVSRITHQSEIARDGWAGLVLALRSFVFTTAGALAGLAALSPRLLLVVLPPLLLGIALFLATLPPMAARQREYLGADEDFAAHAGRAAAALRDIAATGGAARTVAEAERNVRVQATAARALARWAGVRVLALAICGRLPVLLLLFAIPWLTRHGLTGGALVGAFTYLTFSLGPAVYALLSLIGTAGGRLVVVLDRFTGPVRLPAPPTASAPAPAARATAAPVPAVAELRSVDFAYGPAARPVLDRLDLTLRPGDRLAVVGPSGSGKSTLASVLAGVAAPTGGEVRWLGRPAGELDPTAVRTLLPQQPYVFSGTLRDNLRYLRPKARDRELSATVAAIGLDALVERLGGLDTPLDPRRLSPGERQLVALGRAHLTTAPLLILDEATSELDPEAEARAEGALAERAGAVLTIAHRIGSAYRAGRVLVMDGTRTVEGTPAELLDRSALFRDLAGRWSHIPG, encoded by the coding sequence ATGAGCGGGAAAAGCGGGAAAGCGGCGGCGGGGACCGCGCTGGGCCGGGTGGCGCGGGAGGCGCGGCCGTTCCTGAGGGCGCGGACCCGCGCCCTCGTCCGGCTCGGCGGCTGGTCGACGCTGGAGTTCGCGCAGACCTTCCTCACCGGCCTCGCCGTGGCCCGCGCCCTCGACGACGGCTTCCTCGACGGAAGGACCGGCACCGGCCTCGCCTGGCTGGCCCTCGCCGCCCTCGCGGCCGTCCCCGCCGCGCTCGCCACCCGGGGCGTCTTCGCCCGCCTCGCCGACCTGGTGGAGCCGCTGCGGGACGGACTGGTGCGCCGCGCGTCCGCCCAGGCCCTGCACACCGCCCTCACCGCCACCGGCCCCACGACCGCGGGCCCGGTCTCCCGGATCACCCATCAGAGCGAGATCGCCCGCGACGGCTGGGCCGGACTGGTGCTCGCCCTGCGGTCGTTCGTCTTCACCACCGCGGGCGCCCTCGCCGGACTCGCCGCCCTCTCCCCGCGGCTGCTGCTCGTGGTGCTGCCCCCGCTGCTGCTCGGCATCGCGCTGTTCCTGGCCACGCTGCCCCCGATGGCCGCGCGCCAGCGCGAGTACCTCGGCGCGGACGAGGACTTCGCCGCCCACGCGGGCCGGGCCGCCGCCGCGCTGCGGGACATCGCCGCGACCGGGGGCGCCGCCCGCACCGTCGCCGAAGCCGAACGGAACGTCCGCGTCCAGGCCACGGCGGCCCGTGCCCTGGCCCGCTGGGCGGGGGTCCGCGTGCTCGCGCTGGCCATCTGCGGGCGGCTGCCCGTACTGCTGCTGCTGTTCGCCATCCCCTGGCTGACGCGGCACGGCCTCACGGGCGGCGCGCTGGTGGGCGCGTTCACCTATCTCACCTTCTCCCTCGGACCCGCCGTGTACGCGCTGCTGTCCCTGATCGGCACCGCCGGGGGACGGCTCGTGGTGGTGCTGGACCGGTTCACCGGACCGGTACGGCTGCCCGCCCCGCCCACCGCCTCCGCACCCGCACCCGCCGCCCGGGCGACGGCCGCCCCGGTCCCCGCGGTCGCCGAGCTGCGTTCCGTCGATTTCGCCTACGGACCCGCCGCCCGCCCCGTGCTCGACCGGCTCGACCTCACCCTCCGGCCCGGTGACCGGCTCGCCGTCGTCGGCCCCAGCGGCAGCGGCAAGTCGACGCTCGCGTCCGTGCTCGCCGGGGTCGCGGCCCCCACCGGGGGCGAGGTGCGCTGGCTGGGCCGCCCCGCCGGGGAACTGGACCCCACCGCCGTCCGTACGCTCCTGCCGCAGCAGCCGTACGTCTTCAGCGGAACGCTGCGCGACAACCTCCGCTATCTGCGCCCCAAGGCCCGTGACCGCGAACTCTCGGCCACCGTCGCGGCGATCGGGCTCGACGCCCTGGTGGAGCGGCTCGGCGGGCTCGACACACCGCTCGACCCCCGGCGGCTCTCCCCCGGGGAGCGCCAGCTCGTCGCCCTGGGCCGGGCCCATCTCACCACGGCCCCGCTGCTGATCCTGGACGAGGCGACGAGCGAGCTGGACCCGGAGGCGGAGGCGCGGGCCGAGGGCGCGCTCGCCGAACGTGCGGGTGCGGTGCTCACCATCGCCCACCGGATCGGGTCGGCGTACCGGGCCGGCCGGGTGCTGGTCATGGACGGCACCCGCACGGTCGAAGGGACCCCGGCCGAACTCCTCGACCGCTCGGCGCTCTTCCGCGATCTCGCCGGCCGCTGGTCCCACATCCCCGGCTGA
- a CDS encoding ABC transporter ATP-binding protein yields MTHSPPTATSSPPSQTAVPRAGRLRLTLLALCSTGGALAAVVLPAVLGNTVDELLARGEPVWSALLLCTALTAAEALFDAVVAVVGGTTTAELTARLRVAVVQRVTGCEPRHGQSVTAGDLTTRLTANAAEAAGVPVITATAVASVLMPLGGVAGLLLVDAWTALALFVAAPALVVLLRTLVRDTAQVSADYQSEQARIAGRLTEVLDGIATVRAAHTATREQARITGPLTELDAHGRRTWQIQGRAAAGAAALLPVLTAVVLAVAGIRTAAGALSVGALLAVSQYAVLAVGFGSLTGSLSAISRGRAAARRLEPLLALPPVPHRSLTLPPGGPGTLELRGVDVVRDGERLLNGVDLTVPGGTATAVVGRSGSGKSLLAAVAGRLTDPDAGSVTLDGVPLDGIDPDELRDQVAHAFARPVLLGTTVEDAVGYGDPRPSGDRVRDALRDASAEPFVALLPLGARTPLEQAPLSGGECQRLGLARAFARPARLLILDDATSSLDTVTESQVQAALARRAGTVTRLIVAHRVSTAASADQVVWLDRGEVRAIAPHATLWHHPDYRALFHQNPRPAPPQGGSGPTAPVPEAGTRGPAVRVPRPYGEPPRPAPGGPGNSAAPARPGADGEGPSPAGPERAAAGGPGQGPGAPGVAGGFLGVSAGAGAASGAAVPDGVPPGVAGHRSGAVGDGSLSGVPGRVVVGGGPGRGFRVGVPDGVPPGVAGHRSGGVGDGSLSGVPGRVVAGGGPGRGFRAAVPDGAPPGAAGHPSGPGGDGSSSGVPERAAPGGSGQGSRAGGGGPGEVLPDTAGQPSGADGEHPSGAGPGNAAAESSGRGPRARGNGSTAAPDPSMDSADGRVRTGPPDGGEVPGAGDRAPSAAVGALGEGAGG; encoded by the coding sequence GTGACGCACAGTCCGCCGACGGCGACGTCCTCCCCGCCGTCGCAGACCGCCGTCCCGCGCGCCGGGCGGCTCCGCCTCACGCTGCTCGCCCTCTGCTCCACCGGCGGCGCCCTCGCCGCGGTCGTTCTGCCCGCCGTCCTCGGGAACACCGTGGACGAGCTGCTGGCCCGGGGCGAACCCGTATGGTCCGCGCTGCTCCTGTGCACCGCGCTGACCGCGGCCGAAGCGCTCTTCGACGCGGTCGTCGCCGTCGTCGGCGGCACCACCACCGCGGAGCTGACCGCCCGGCTGCGCGTCGCCGTCGTCCAGCGGGTCACCGGCTGCGAACCCCGGCACGGCCAGAGCGTCACGGCGGGCGACCTCACCACCCGGCTCACCGCCAACGCCGCGGAGGCCGCCGGGGTCCCCGTCATCACCGCCACCGCCGTCGCCTCCGTGCTGATGCCGCTCGGCGGGGTCGCCGGACTCCTGCTCGTCGACGCGTGGACGGCGCTCGCGCTGTTCGTCGCGGCCCCCGCCCTCGTCGTGCTGCTGCGGACCCTCGTCCGCGACACGGCCCAGGTGTCCGCCGACTACCAGAGCGAACAGGCCCGGATCGCCGGACGGCTCACCGAGGTGCTCGACGGCATCGCGACCGTCCGCGCCGCCCACACCGCCACCCGCGAACAGGCCAGGATCACCGGACCGCTCACCGAACTGGACGCCCACGGACGGCGGACCTGGCAGATCCAGGGCCGCGCGGCGGCGGGCGCGGCGGCGCTGCTGCCGGTGCTCACCGCCGTGGTCCTCGCCGTCGCCGGGATACGGACCGCCGCCGGGGCGCTCAGCGTCGGCGCGCTGCTGGCGGTCTCCCAGTACGCCGTCCTCGCCGTCGGGTTCGGCTCGCTGACCGGGTCGCTGAGCGCGATCTCCCGGGGCCGCGCCGCCGCCCGGCGCCTGGAGCCGCTGCTCGCGCTGCCGCCCGTGCCGCACCGCTCGCTCACCCTGCCGCCCGGCGGCCCCGGGACGCTGGAGCTGCGCGGCGTCGACGTCGTCCGGGACGGCGAGCGACTGCTGAACGGGGTGGACCTCACCGTCCCCGGGGGAACGGCCACCGCCGTCGTCGGGCGCTCCGGCTCGGGGAAGTCCCTGCTCGCCGCGGTGGCGGGGCGGCTCACCGACCCCGACGCCGGGAGCGTCACCCTCGACGGGGTGCCGCTGGACGGCATCGACCCCGACGAACTGCGGGACCAGGTCGCCCATGCCTTCGCCCGGCCCGTACTGCTGGGGACGACGGTCGAGGACGCCGTCGGCTACGGCGACCCCCGGCCCTCCGGCGACCGGGTCCGCGACGCCCTCCGGGACGCGTCCGCCGAACCCTTCGTCGCCCTGCTGCCGCTCGGGGCGCGCACCCCGCTGGAGCAGGCCCCGCTCTCCGGCGGCGAGTGCCAGCGCCTCGGCCTGGCCCGGGCCTTCGCCCGCCCGGCCCGGCTGCTGATCCTCGACGACGCGACCTCCAGCCTGGACACCGTGACGGAGAGCCAGGTGCAGGCGGCCCTCGCCCGGCGCGCCGGTACGGTGACCCGGCTGATCGTCGCCCACCGCGTCTCCACCGCCGCGTCGGCCGACCAGGTCGTCTGGCTGGACCGCGGCGAGGTCCGCGCCATCGCCCCCCACGCGACCCTCTGGCACCACCCGGACTACCGGGCCCTCTTCCACCAGAACCCCCGTCCCGCGCCGCCACAGGGCGGCTCAGGGCCCACGGCGCCCGTGCCGGAGGCCGGTACCCGGGGCCCGGCCGTCCGCGTTCCGCGTCCCTACGGGGAACCGCCCCGCCCGGCGCCGGGCGGTCCCGGGAACTCCGCCGCCCCGGCGCGCCCCGGGGCGGACGGGGAGGGCCCGTCCCCCGCCGGGCCCGAGCGTGCGGCTGCGGGCGGCCCGGGCCAGGGGCCCGGTGCGCCGGGTGTAGCCGGGGGCTTCCTCGGGGTGTCCGCGGGTGCGGGTGCCGCCTCTGGGGCCGCTGTGCCGGACGGTGTTCCTCCGGGCGTGGCCGGTCATCGGTCCGGGGCTGTGGGGGACGGTTCGTTGTCCGGTGTGCCGGGGCGGGTTGTCGTGGGTGGTGGTCCGGGTCGTGGGTTCCGGGTCGGTGTGCCGGACGGTGTTCCTCCGGGCGTGGCCGGTCATCGGTCGGGGGGCGTGGGGGACGGTTCGTTGTCCGGTGTGCCGGGGCGGGTTGTCGCGGGTGGTGGTCCGGGTCGTGGGTTCCGGGCCGCTGTGCCGGACGGTGCTCCTCCGGGTGCGGCCGGGCATCCGTCCGGGCCGGGTGGGGACGGTTCGTCGTCCGGTGTACCGGAACGGGCTGCTCCGGGCGGCTCGGGCCAGGGATCCCGGGCCGGTGGGGGTGGGCCGGGGGAGGTCCTTCCGGATACGGCCGGTCAGCCCTCAGGGGCCGATGGGGAGCACCCCTCCGGGGCCGGGCCGGGGAACGCGGCCGCGGAGAGCTCCGGCCGGGGGCCCCGCGCCCGCGGGAATGGGTCCACGGCGGCCCCGGACCCGTCCATGGACTCCGCGGACGGGCGCGTCCGCACCGGACCGCCGGACGGCGGCGAGGTCCCCGGCGCCGGGGACAGGGCTCCTTCCGCGGCGGTCGGGGCACTCGGTGAGGGAGCGGGCGGATGA
- a CDS encoding SapB/AmfS family lanthipeptide, producing the protein MALLDLQTLEIPAEENLGELETGSSQSLLVCGPHSSQSLLLCN; encoded by the coding sequence ATGGCGCTTCTTGACCTGCAGACCCTGGAGATCCCGGCTGAGGAGAACCTCGGCGAGCTGGAGACCGGTAGCTCCCAGAGCCTGCTCGTCTGTGGCCCCCACAGCTCCCAGAGCCTGCTGCTCTGCAACTGA
- the lanKC gene encoding class III lanthionine synthetase LanKC: protein MNPEYAAYCHADRDFYDTPHRSSQGTSDSAGPATEYGPARTPLPEGWQTARSGDWFACHPTGLTLPPQGWKIHVAAALDNAESILQRVAEYCLPRRISFKFIPSRQLLLQRNGKYADRGGSGKFITVYPPSEDAFPGITADLMALLDGEHGPYILSDLRCGDGPVHVRYGAFTGRRCVGPEGRLVPAISDPSGTLVPDPRGPVLRIPEWVTPPAFLTPHLDARNAVGTGELPYEIKSALHFSNGGGVYKALSTRTGETVVLKEGRPHAGLAMDGADAVTRLERERTALERLAGLDCVPRVLGAHTVGDHRFLALEHISGTPLNTLLARRFPLGSADVDPEAITEHTAWSHRIHGLVESAVAQVHARGLVFGDLHMANIMVDEDETRVVLLDFEAACPAEERRPQVVANPAFIAPRGRTGTDVDRYALACLRLALFLPLTTLFMIDRTLVERMAEDITRIFPVTLDELRPAVEEILRDPEDTTPHDAEHPVAHGAKEPVPADPEHTLQDAADEEPSARRAGPPTRSRPRTPAAAPPDPGQWPQSRDSMARAIAASFTPDRDDRCFPGDIAQFASPAGGHSFGNGAAGVLYALHETGAPPVPGAVEWLLARTKEPVPGTALGLYDGLAGTAWTLDRLGHPEQATELAQTLIRERLDGLPADLHGGHAGVALVLDDLARRRSGADADALRQAADHCADLAARSLTAAPPSPRTGLLHGATGLALLFVRRYETTGDPALLDLAATALRRDLDRCRTRPDGSLQVLDGRRTMPYVGAGSVGIALVLDDYLHHRHDEGLAARRQSIEPAARSSFYIQPGLFRGVAGFVLHLARTPHGDPAERARAIRDHCALLASEATPYRGELAFPGDQLMRRSMDLATGTAGVLLALGSAYHDTPVALPFLPPHPRPTIRPQPGAEHHHYPVPMEGNHHGAS from the coding sequence ATGAACCCCGAGTACGCCGCGTACTGCCACGCGGATCGCGACTTCTACGACACGCCGCACCGCTCCTCGCAGGGCACTTCCGACAGCGCCGGCCCCGCCACTGAGTACGGCCCCGCCCGTACCCCCCTCCCCGAGGGCTGGCAGACGGCCCGCAGCGGCGACTGGTTCGCGTGCCACCCCACCGGCCTCACCCTGCCGCCCCAGGGCTGGAAGATCCATGTCGCCGCCGCGCTCGACAACGCGGAATCGATTCTCCAGCGGGTGGCGGAGTACTGTCTGCCGCGCCGGATCAGCTTCAAGTTCATCCCCTCCCGGCAGCTCCTCCTCCAGCGCAACGGCAAGTACGCCGACCGCGGCGGCAGCGGCAAGTTCATCACCGTCTACCCGCCCTCCGAGGACGCCTTCCCGGGGATCACCGCGGACCTGATGGCCCTGCTGGACGGCGAGCACGGCCCGTACATCCTCAGCGATCTGCGCTGCGGCGACGGCCCGGTGCACGTCCGCTACGGAGCCTTCACCGGACGCCGGTGCGTCGGCCCCGAAGGGCGGCTGGTCCCGGCCATCAGCGACCCCTCCGGCACGCTCGTCCCCGACCCGCGCGGACCGGTCCTGCGGATTCCCGAGTGGGTCACCCCGCCCGCGTTCCTCACCCCCCACCTCGACGCGCGCAACGCCGTCGGCACCGGCGAACTGCCCTACGAGATCAAGAGCGCGCTCCACTTCTCCAACGGCGGCGGCGTCTACAAGGCCCTCTCCACCCGCACCGGCGAGACCGTCGTCCTCAAGGAGGGCCGGCCCCACGCCGGACTCGCCATGGACGGAGCCGACGCCGTCACCCGGCTGGAACGGGAACGGACCGCGCTGGAACGGCTCGCGGGGCTCGACTGCGTCCCCCGCGTCCTCGGCGCGCACACCGTCGGAGACCACCGCTTCCTGGCGCTGGAGCACATCTCCGGCACCCCGCTGAACACCCTCCTCGCCCGCCGCTTCCCGCTCGGCTCGGCCGACGTGGACCCCGAGGCGATCACCGAGCACACCGCCTGGTCCCACCGGATACACGGCCTCGTCGAGAGTGCCGTGGCCCAGGTCCACGCCCGGGGGCTGGTCTTCGGCGACCTCCATATGGCCAACATCATGGTCGACGAGGACGAGACCCGGGTGGTCCTGCTCGACTTCGAGGCCGCCTGCCCGGCGGAGGAACGGCGACCGCAGGTCGTCGCCAACCCCGCGTTCATCGCCCCGCGCGGCCGGACCGGCACGGACGTCGACCGCTACGCCCTCGCCTGTCTGCGGCTCGCGCTCTTCCTGCCGCTCACCACGCTCTTCATGATCGACCGCACCCTCGTCGAGCGCATGGCCGAGGACATCACCCGGATCTTCCCCGTGACCCTGGACGAACTCCGCCCCGCCGTCGAGGAGATCCTGCGCGACCCGGAGGACACGACTCCGCACGACGCGGAGCACCCGGTCGCGCACGGCGCGAAGGAGCCGGTCCCGGCCGACCCGGAGCACACGCTCCAGGACGCCGCCGACGAGGAGCCCTCCGCCCGCCGGGCCGGGCCCCCGACCCGCTCCCGGCCCCGCACCCCCGCCGCCGCGCCGCCCGACCCCGGACAGTGGCCGCAGAGCCGCGACTCCATGGCCCGCGCCATCGCCGCGTCCTTCACCCCCGACCGCGACGACCGCTGCTTCCCCGGCGACATCGCCCAGTTCGCCTCCCCGGCGGGCGGCCACTCCTTCGGCAACGGCGCCGCCGGAGTCCTCTACGCCCTGCACGAGACCGGCGCCCCGCCGGTCCCCGGCGCCGTCGAATGGCTGCTCGCCCGGACCAAGGAACCCGTACCCGGCACCGCCCTCGGCCTCTACGACGGCCTCGCGGGCACCGCCTGGACCCTGGACCGCCTCGGCCACCCCGAACAGGCCACCGAACTCGCCCAGACACTGATCCGGGAACGCCTCGACGGCCTCCCCGCCGACCTCCACGGCGGACACGCCGGAGTCGCCCTCGTCCTCGACGACCTCGCCCGGCGCAGGTCCGGAGCGGACGCCGACGCGCTCCGACAGGCGGCCGACCACTGCGCCGACCTCGCCGCCCGGAGCCTCACCGCCGCGCCGCCCTCCCCGCGCACCGGCCTGCTGCACGGAGCGACAGGGCTCGCCCTGCTCTTCGTCCGCCGCTACGAGACCACGGGCGACCCCGCCCTGCTCGACCTGGCCGCCACCGCCCTCCGCAGGGACCTCGACCGCTGCCGGACCCGCCCCGACGGCTCGCTCCAGGTCCTCGACGGCCGCCGGACCATGCCCTACGTCGGCGCCGGGAGCGTCGGCATCGCCCTGGTCCTGGACGACTATCTGCACCACCGGCACGACGAAGGACTCGCCGCCCGGCGGCAGTCCATCGAGCCCGCGGCGCGCTCCAGCTTCTACATCCAGCCCGGCCTCTTCCGAGGCGTCGCCGGATTCGTCCTCCATCTGGCGCGCACCCCGCACGGCGATCCCGCCGAACGCGCCCGCGCCATCCGTGACCACTGCGCACTCCTCGCGAGTGAGGCCACCCCCTACCGGGGCGAACTCGCCTTCCCCGGTGATCAGCTGATGCGCCGGTCCATGGACCTGGCCACCGGCACAGCGGGCGTCCTCCTCGCCCTCGGCAGCGCCTACCACGACACACCCGTGGCACTGCCGTTCCTCCCGCCGCATCCGCGGCCCACGATCCGGCCCCAGCCAGGGGCCGAGCACCACCATTACCCCGTCCCCATGGAAGGAAACCATCATGGCGCTTCTTGA
- a CDS encoding type 1 glutamine amidotransferase codes for MTTSAHHSTAPAPVPAPAPAPAMTETAAAPEERPRVLVIQHEDGVGPGMLGAELAAAGLELRLVHPWAGDEVPGTLAGHGALLVLGGSIGHGDDGVAPWLPAVRALIREAAADGVPLLGICLGAQLTACALGGATAARARGPEVGAVPLRRLPAADDDPLFAAVPDGVPAAQWHWDEITELPPGAVPLISGDDCPHQAFRVGERAWGVQFHPEVLGEDVARWAVLNGAAVARAGGDPDAAVASVGAAEPVLREVWGRAARAWARVVHTHHTRPGPLGTAPPPRSTLLS; via the coding sequence ATGACGACCTCAGCGCACCACTCCACGGCACCGGCACCGGTCCCGGCACCGGCACCGGCCCCGGCCATGACAGAGACCGCGGCGGCCCCCGAGGAGCGCCCCCGGGTCCTGGTGATCCAGCACGAGGACGGCGTCGGCCCCGGGATGCTCGGCGCCGAACTCGCCGCCGCCGGGCTCGAACTGCGGCTGGTGCACCCCTGGGCGGGCGACGAGGTGCCCGGCACGCTCGCCGGCCATGGCGCCCTGCTCGTCCTCGGCGGCTCCATCGGCCACGGCGACGACGGCGTCGCGCCCTGGCTGCCCGCCGTGCGCGCCCTGATACGGGAGGCCGCCGCCGACGGCGTACCGCTGCTGGGCATCTGCCTGGGCGCCCAGCTCACGGCCTGCGCCCTCGGCGGTGCGACCGCCGCCCGGGCGCGGGGCCCCGAGGTGGGCGCCGTGCCGCTGCGGCGGCTGCCCGCGGCCGACGACGACCCGCTGTTCGCGGCGGTGCCCGACGGGGTCCCCGCCGCCCAGTGGCACTGGGACGAGATCACCGAACTGCCCCCGGGCGCGGTCCCGCTGATCTCCGGCGACGACTGCCCGCACCAGGCGTTCCGGGTGGGGGAGCGGGCCTGGGGCGTGCAGTTCCACCCCGAGGTGCTGGGCGAGGACGTCGCCCGGTGGGCCGTGCTGAACGGCGCCGCCGTCGCCCGCGCCGGGGGCGATCCGGACGCGGCGGTCGCCTCGGTCGGCGCCGCCGAACCGGTCCTCCGTGAGGTGTGGGGCCGGGCGGCACGGGCCTGGGCACGCGTTGTGCACACCCACCACACCCGCCCCGGTCCCCTGGGCACTGCTCCGCCGCCCCGGAGCACCCTGCTCTCTTGA